The genomic stretch tggagacaccgttccttcttggttctgtttcccttttgtcccgTTTCTTCGCTCTTTTAACTACGACtgaaacactcctggacgaatgagggactacaccgtctgtaTGTGATGTacgtgatgtgtgtgtgtgtgtgtgcatgtacgtgatgtgtgtgtgtgtgtgtgtgtgtgtgcatgtatgtgatgTGTGTACGTACTGGACGTTTCCCACCATGTCCAGCAGCTTCTCGTGGATAACTCTGACCACTTCAAAActacacagagacacaatgtAAACACACCGACTGACTGTTACCATATATGGTCAGAGGGACAGACATAAATAGATCAATAAACTGATCGAatggaagagaaaagaaagtcagaaaagatcgaaaaacagaaagaaaaagagaacaaacaaataacGGAGACGGAAAGAGAAACGGAGCCCGTGAAGGTCACGGCGAggatttttttgaggactagtTTTGCGTTTCCTCGCAAAATGTTTGCAgggaacgcaaaacatattgcgagggaacagatgaaggaaacagaaaaagatgaaagagtTTAAAGGAATTTaaagttaaagaataaataaataaagcaagaaaaaaaaagacagaaggtAAAAAGAATAAAGATAAAAGCGTCTGCCGACCTTTTGTAGGACGTTACGGAGTAGATGAGGATGTAACCGTCGACATCGATGGTGTAGCTCTGAGGGAAGATGGAGTATTCatcctgcaacacacacacttagagtTCACGAgcgat from Siniperca chuatsi isolate FFG_IHB_CAS linkage group LG19, ASM2008510v1, whole genome shotgun sequence encodes the following:
- the LOC122866506 gene encoding GTP-binding protein Rheb-like, which encodes MPQPKSRKIAVLGYRSVGKSSLTIQFVEGQFVDSYDPTIENTFTKMMTVNGQEYNLQLVDTAGQDEYSIFPQSYTIDVDGYILIYSVTSYKSFEVVRVIHEKLLDMVGNVQYVHTSHTCTHTHTHTHITYMHTHTHTSRTSHTDGVVPHSSRSVSVVVKRAKKRDKRETEPRRNGVSIPYVSGLSEKLQRIFRQHDVPVFFKP